One window of Pseudomonas urmiensis genomic DNA carries:
- a CDS encoding energy transducer TonB produces the protein MTKTRHNLARYSGSLAIVLGLHAVAVLLTLNWSVPQAIELPPAAMMVELAPLPEPAPPPPPKVAPQPPAPVEEPPLPKLVEAPKPKIAIAKPPKPKAKPQPPKPEKKPEPPKDEPPVDQEVADTPPSNAPPQKSAAPAPSIASNSNALPTWQSDLLRHLAKYKRYPEDARRRGLQGINRLRFVVDAEGKVVSYSLAGGSGSAALDRATLEMIRRAGTVPKPPAELLNNGSIEVVAPFVYSLDKR, from the coding sequence ATGACCAAGACGCGGCACAATCTGGCGCGTTACAGCGGCAGCTTGGCGATCGTGCTGGGTCTCCATGCCGTCGCTGTGCTGCTGACGCTCAATTGGTCGGTGCCCCAAGCCATCGAGCTGCCTCCGGCAGCGATGATGGTCGAACTGGCACCGCTGCCTGAGCCAGCGCCGCCACCACCCCCAAAAGTCGCACCGCAACCACCGGCCCCGGTTGAAGAACCGCCGCTGCCGAAACTGGTAGAAGCGCCTAAACCGAAGATCGCCATCGCCAAGCCGCCCAAGCCCAAGGCCAAGCCACAGCCGCCCAAGCCTGAGAAAAAGCCTGAGCCGCCGAAAGATGAGCCTCCGGTTGACCAAGAGGTTGCCGATACGCCGCCGAGCAATGCGCCACCGCAGAAATCGGCAGCGCCAGCACCGAGCATCGCGTCCAACAGCAACGCCTTGCCGACCTGGCAAAGCGACCTGCTGCGCCACTTGGCGAAGTACAAGCGCTATCCGGAAGACGCTCGCCGTCGCGGTTTGCAGGGCATCAACCGCCTGCGCTTCGTAGTCGATGCCGAAGGTAAGGTCGTGTCCTACTCGCTGGCCGGTGGCTCTGGCAGCGCAGCCCTGGACCGGGCCACCCTGGAGATGATCCGTCGAGCCGGCACTGTGCCTAAGCCGCCGGCAGAATTGCTGAATAATGGCTCGATCGAAGTGGTAGCACCTTTCGTCTACTCGCTGGACAAACGCTGA
- a CDS encoding helicase: MKFRFLLWAMGLLMARASRNNPAFQQQLRDKELVFQMQTLDGKVARHFLVSNERISSKGGQHPQPAFAIAFKDAAYGFATLQASNKQLAFMQGIQDKSIQIKGNPALVIWFQGLMKYLKPKKNKA, translated from the coding sequence ATGAAGTTTCGTTTTCTTCTCTGGGCCATGGGGCTGCTGATGGCTCGGGCCAGTCGCAATAACCCGGCGTTCCAGCAGCAATTGCGCGACAAGGAGCTGGTGTTCCAGATGCAGACGCTCGATGGCAAGGTCGCTCGGCATTTCCTAGTCAGTAACGAGCGGATCAGTAGCAAGGGCGGCCAGCACCCGCAGCCGGCGTTTGCCATTGCCTTCAAAGACGCCGCGTATGGCTTTGCCACCCTGCAGGCGAGCAATAAGCAATTGGCGTTCATGCAGGGCATTCAGGACAAGAGCATCCAGATCAAGGGCAACCCGGCGCTGGTGATCTGGTTCCAGGGCTTGATGAAGTACCTGAAGCCGAAAAAGAACAAGGCCTGA
- a CDS encoding HU family DNA-binding protein: MRKPELAAVIAEKTDLTKEKANQVLNAILDSITGALDKDTVTLVGFGTFEKRHRGARTGKNPQTGQPVKIKASNTVAFKPGKNLKDSVNPPAAAAKSAKKK; the protein is encoded by the coding sequence ATGCGTAAACCAGAACTCGCCGCCGTCATCGCAGAAAAGACCGATTTGACCAAGGAAAAGGCCAATCAGGTGCTGAATGCGATCCTAGACAGCATCACGGGTGCCCTCGACAAGGACACCGTCACCTTGGTCGGCTTTGGCACTTTCGAGAAGCGTCATCGTGGTGCCCGCACCGGCAAGAACCCGCAGACCGGCCAGCCGGTCAAGATCAAAGCCAGCAACACTGTTGCCTTCAAACCTGGCAAGAACCTGAAAGACAGCGTGAATCCGCCTGCTGCTGCGGCCAAATCCGCAAAGAAAAAGTAA
- a CDS encoding SDR family oxidoreductase: MSDLSALIVGCGDVGGRLARQLLACGWQVSGLRRSVEQLPEGVRPVAADLANSSIPAAWPEQSPDYLVYCVAASQHDEAGYQAAYVEGLRNVLEWLQTRGQRPRRLLFVSSSSVFAQQNGEWIDETAATEPEGYSGRVMLEAEQLALHSGIPTSLVRLTGIYGPGREWLLSQVRQGYRVAEQPPLYGNRIHAEDAASLLAYLLQADARGVALDDCYIGVDDDPAPLADVVAWLRGYMGVTEWSDEQRVRRTGSKRCSNARARALGWVPQYPSYKEGYAAILEGRE; this comes from the coding sequence ATGTCGGATTTATCTGCTTTGATCGTCGGCTGCGGGGATGTAGGCGGTCGTCTAGCCCGTCAGTTACTGGCTTGCGGCTGGCAGGTCAGCGGCCTGCGCCGGTCGGTCGAGCAGTTGCCTGAAGGCGTCAGGCCAGTTGCTGCGGACCTGGCCAACAGCAGCATTCCCGCTGCCTGGCCTGAGCAGTCACCTGACTATCTGGTGTACTGCGTGGCTGCCAGCCAGCATGACGAGGCGGGCTATCAGGCGGCCTACGTCGAAGGCTTGCGCAATGTTCTGGAATGGTTGCAAACGCGTGGCCAGCGTCCGCGGCGGCTGCTGTTCGTGTCCAGTAGCAGCGTATTCGCCCAGCAGAATGGCGAGTGGATCGATGAAACCGCTGCGACCGAGCCTGAAGGCTATTCAGGAAGGGTGATGCTTGAGGCAGAGCAATTGGCGCTGCACAGCGGTATCCCGACCAGCCTGGTGCGTTTGACCGGTATTTATGGTCCGGGTCGTGAGTGGCTGCTTAGCCAGGTGCGTCAGGGCTATCGCGTCGCTGAACAGCCCCCGCTGTATGGCAATCGAATCCATGCTGAGGATGCGGCGAGCTTGCTGGCGTACCTGCTGCAGGCGGATGCGCGCGGGGTTGCGTTGGACGACTGCTACATCGGTGTGGATGACGATCCGGCGCCGCTGGCCGATGTGGTCGCCTGGCTGCGCGGCTATATGGGGGTTACCGAGTGGTCGGATGAGCAGCGCGTGCGGCGCACCGGCAGCAAGCGCTGCAGCAATGCACGGGCGCGTGCGTTGGGCTGGGTGCCGCAGTACCCGAGTTATAAAGAGGGCTATGCAGCGATTCTTGAAGGGCGCGAGTGA
- a CDS encoding hydrogen peroxide-inducible genes activator, with translation MTLTELRYIVTLAQEQHFGHAAERCHVSQPTLSVGVKKLEDELGVLIFERSKSAVRLTPVGESIVAQAQKVLEQAQGIRELAQAGKNQLTAPLKVGAIYTVGPYLFPHLIPQLHRVAPQMPLYIEENFTHVLREKLRNGELDAVIIALPFNEADVLTLPLYDEPFCALMPADHPWTAKKTIDTAMLNDKSLLLLGEGHCFRDQVLEACPTLNKGGEGSKHTTVESSSLETIRHMVASGLGISILPLSAVHSHHYAPGVIEVRPLTAPAPFRTVAIAWRASFPRPKAIEILADSIRLCSVAKPAAVEQPA, from the coding sequence ATGACCCTCACAGAACTCCGCTATATCGTCACCCTCGCCCAGGAGCAGCACTTCGGTCACGCCGCCGAGCGTTGCCATGTCAGCCAGCCGACCCTGTCCGTCGGTGTCAAGAAGCTTGAGGACGAGCTGGGCGTACTGATCTTCGAGCGCAGCAAGAGCGCGGTGCGCCTGACCCCGGTCGGCGAAAGCATCGTTGCCCAGGCGCAGAAGGTCCTGGAGCAAGCCCAAGGGATTCGCGAACTGGCCCAGGCGGGTAAGAACCAGCTGACCGCTCCGCTGAAAGTCGGTGCTATCTATACCGTTGGCCCGTACTTGTTCCCGCACCTGATTCCGCAGCTGCACCGGGTCGCCCCGCAGATGCCGCTGTACATCGAAGAGAACTTCACCCATGTCCTGCGCGAGAAGCTGCGCAACGGCGAACTGGACGCGGTGATCATCGCCCTGCCGTTCAATGAAGCCGACGTGCTGACCCTGCCGCTGTACGACGAGCCGTTCTGCGCGCTGATGCCGGCCGACCACCCGTGGACCGCGAAAAAGACCATCGACACCGCCATGCTCAATGACAAGAGCCTGCTGCTGCTGGGCGAAGGTCACTGCTTCCGCGACCAGGTCCTGGAAGCCTGCCCGACCCTGAACAAGGGTGGCGAAGGCTCCAAGCACACCACTGTGGAGTCCAGCTCGCTGGAAACCATCCGCCACATGGTCGCCTCCGGCCTGGGCATATCGATCCTGCCGTTGTCGGCGGTACACAGCCACCATTACGCGCCAGGCGTGATCGAAGTACGCCCACTGACCGCCCCGGCGCCGTTCCGCACCGTGGCGATTGCCTGGCGCGCCAGCTTCCCGCGACCGAAAGCGATCGAGATCCTGGCTGACTCGATCCGCCTGTGCTCGGTAGCCAAGCCGGCCGCCGTGGAACAACCGGCCTGA
- the exbD gene encoding TonB system transport protein ExbD, with amino-acid sequence MGLHLNEGGDDLAENHEINVTPFIDVMLVLLIIFMVAAPLATVDIKVDLPASTAKPAPRPEKPVFVSVKADQKLYVGDDQVAQPDQLGPMLDAKTKGDKETTIFFQADKGVDYGDLMEVMNNMRAAGYLKVGLVGLETAAKK; translated from the coding sequence ATGGGCCTGCATCTCAACGAAGGTGGCGACGACCTCGCCGAAAACCACGAAATCAACGTCACGCCGTTCATCGACGTGATGTTGGTCCTGCTGATCATCTTCATGGTCGCCGCGCCCCTGGCCACCGTCGACATCAAGGTCGACCTGCCCGCCTCCACCGCCAAGCCGGCGCCGAGGCCGGAGAAACCGGTGTTCGTCAGCGTCAAGGCCGACCAGAAGCTCTACGTCGGCGACGATCAGGTTGCCCAACCCGACCAGCTTGGCCCGATGCTCGACGCCAAGACCAAGGGCGACAAGGAAACCACCATCTTCTTCCAGGCCGACAAAGGCGTGGATTATGGTGACCTGATGGAAGTGATGAACAACATGCGCGCGGCCGGCTACCTCAAAGTCGGTCTGGTAGGTCTCGAGACGGCAGCCAAAAAATGA
- a CDS encoding RidA family protein, translating to MTKTVINSDKAPAAIGTYSQAIKAGNTVYMSGQIPLDPKTMELVEGFEAQTVQVFENLKSVAEAAGGSFKDIVKLNIFLTDLSHFAKVNEIMGRYFEQPYPARAAIGVAALPKGAQVEMDAILVIE from the coding sequence ATGACCAAGACCGTCATCAACAGCGACAAGGCCCCAGCCGCCATCGGCACCTACTCCCAGGCGATCAAGGCCGGTAACACCGTGTACATGTCTGGCCAGATCCCCCTGGACCCGAAAACCATGGAACTGGTCGAAGGCTTCGAAGCCCAGACCGTGCAGGTGTTCGAGAACCTCAAGTCGGTGGCCGAGGCTGCTGGCGGCTCGTTCAAGGACATCGTCAAGCTGAACATCTTCCTCACCGACCTGAGCCACTTCGCCAAGGTCAACGAGATCATGGGTCGCTACTTCGAGCAGCCCTACCCAGCCCGCGCCGCCATTGGCGTGGCCGCCCTGCCAAAGGGCGCACAGGTAGAGATGGACGCGATCCTGGTCATCGAGTGA
- the recG gene encoding ATP-dependent DNA helicase RecG, with protein sequence MSELSKVPVTELKGVGEAMAEKLAKVGLENLQDVLFHLPLRYQDRTRVVPIGQLRPGQDAVIEGVVSGTDVTMGKRRSLVVRLGDGTGVLSLRFYHFSNAQKEGLKRGTHLRCYGEARPGASGLEIYHPEYRALNGSEPAPPVEQTLTPIYPTTEGLTQQRLRQLCQQSLTLLGPRSLPDWLPHELANDYHLAPLDDAIRYLHNPPADADLEELALGHHWAQHRLAFEELLTHQLSQQRLRESLRALRAPVLPKPSRLPAQYLANLGFAPTGAQQRVGNEIAYDLSQGEPMMRLVQGDVGAGKTVVAALAALQALEAGYQVALMAPTEILAEQHFITFKRWLEPLGIEVAWLAGKLKGKARASALEQIAGGTPMVVGTHALFQDEVQFKHLALAIIDEQHRFGVQQRLALRKKGVAGELCPHQLIMTATPIPRTLAMSAYADLDTSILDELPPGRTPVNTVLVADSRRFEVVERVRAACAEGRQAYWVCTLIEESEELTCQAAESTYEDLGSALGELRVGLIHGRMKPAEKAAVMAEFKAGNLQLLVATTVIEVGVDVPNASLMIIENPERLGLAQLHQLRGRVGRGSAASHCVLLYHPPLSQIGRERLGIMRETNDGFIIAEKDLELRGPGEMLGTRQTGLLQFKVADLMRDADLLPSVRDAAQALLARWPDHVSPLLDRWLRHGQQYGQV encoded by the coding sequence ATGAGCGAGCTGTCGAAGGTCCCGGTCACCGAACTCAAAGGCGTCGGCGAGGCGATGGCGGAGAAGCTCGCCAAGGTCGGCCTTGAGAACCTGCAGGATGTGCTGTTCCACTTGCCCCTGCGCTACCAGGACCGTACCCGCGTAGTTCCCATCGGCCAGCTAAGGCCTGGCCAGGATGCAGTCATCGAAGGCGTGGTCAGCGGCACCGATGTGACCATGGGCAAGCGCCGCAGCCTGGTGGTGCGCCTGGGTGACGGCACGGGCGTGCTGAGCCTGCGCTTCTACCACTTCAGCAACGCCCAGAAAGAAGGCCTCAAGCGCGGCACGCACCTGCGCTGCTACGGCGAGGCCCGTCCGGGCGCTTCGGGCCTGGAGATCTATCACCCGGAATATCGCGCGCTCAATGGCAGCGAGCCGGCGCCGCCGGTAGAGCAGACCTTGACGCCGATCTACCCGACCACCGAGGGTCTGACCCAGCAACGCCTGCGCCAGCTCTGCCAGCAGAGCCTGACCCTGCTCGGCCCTCGTAGCCTGCCCGACTGGCTGCCGCATGAACTGGCCAACGACTATCACCTGGCACCGCTGGATGATGCCATTCGCTACCTGCACAACCCGCCCGCCGACGCCGACCTCGAAGAGCTCGCCCTGGGCCATCATTGGGCCCAACACCGGCTGGCCTTCGAAGAACTGCTGACCCATCAGCTGTCTCAGCAGCGCCTGCGCGAAAGCCTGCGCGCGTTACGTGCACCGGTCTTGCCCAAGCCCAGCCGCCTGCCCGCGCAGTACCTGGCCAACCTCGGCTTCGCCCCCACCGGAGCCCAGCAACGGGTCGGCAACGAGATCGCCTACGACCTCAGCCAGGGTGAGCCGATGATGCGCCTGGTTCAGGGCGATGTCGGTGCCGGCAAGACCGTGGTTGCCGCCCTTGCCGCCTTGCAGGCCTTGGAAGCCGGGTATCAGGTGGCCCTGATGGCACCGACCGAGATCCTCGCCGAACAGCATTTCATCACCTTCAAGCGCTGGCTGGAGCCGCTGGGCATCGAAGTTGCCTGGCTGGCAGGCAAGCTCAAGGGCAAGGCCCGCGCCAGCGCCCTGGAGCAGATTGCCGGTGGCACACCGATGGTGGTCGGCACCCATGCGCTGTTCCAGGACGAGGTTCAGTTCAAGCACCTGGCCCTGGCGATCATCGACGAACAGCACCGCTTCGGCGTCCAGCAGCGCCTGGCCCTGCGCAAGAAAGGCGTCGCCGGCGAGCTCTGCCCGCACCAGCTGATCATGACCGCCACACCGATCCCGCGAACCCTGGCGATGAGCGCCTACGCCGACCTGGACACCTCGATCCTCGACGAGCTGCCGCCCGGTCGAACGCCGGTCAATACCGTGCTGGTCGCCGACAGCCGCCGCTTCGAAGTGGTTGAGCGGGTCCGCGCCGCCTGCGCTGAAGGCCGACAGGCATACTGGGTGTGCACGCTGATCGAAGAATCCGAAGAGCTCACCTGCCAAGCGGCTGAGAGCACCTACGAAGACCTCGGCAGCGCCTTGGGCGAGCTGCGCGTAGGGCTGATCCACGGCCGTATGAAGCCTGCCGAGAAAGCCGCTGTGATGGCCGAGTTCAAGGCCGGCAACTTGCAGTTGCTGGTGGCGACCACGGTGATCGAGGTGGGCGTGGATGTCCCTAACGCCAGCCTGATGATCATCGAGAACCCTGAACGGCTGGGCCTGGCCCAGCTGCACCAGCTGCGCGGACGGGTCGGCCGAGGCAGTGCGGCCAGCCACTGCGTATTGCTCTATCACCCGCCCCTGTCGCAGATCGGCCGCGAACGTCTGGGCATCATGCGGGAAACCAACGACGGCTTCATCATCGCCGAAAAGGACTTGGAACTGCGCGGCCCCGGCGAGATGCTCGGAACCCGCCAGACCGGCCTGCTACAGTTCAAGGTCGCCGACCTGATGCGCGATGCCGACCTGCTGCCGTCGGTGCGCGACGCCGCCCAGGCGCTGTTGGCGCGCTGGCCGGATCATGTCAGCCCGCTGCTCGACCGTTGGTTGCGCCACGGCCAGCAATATGGCCAGGTGTGA
- the exbB gene encoding tonB-system energizer ExbB, whose amino-acid sequence MTRTQPSASPTTSRAWRAIAALMFSLVLAPVAMADEPVAPAASTPAAAAAPADASAAAQAPADGAATQASVADGQAAAGENVEALVEDTSLGMAHDLSPWGMYKNADIVVKIVMIGLAIASIITWTIWIAKGFELMGAKRRLRGEVEVLKKVASLKEASEASNKEGTLAHTLVHDALEEMRLSANAREKEGIKERVSFRLERLVAASGRNMSSGTGVLATIGSTAPFVGLFGTVWGIMNSFIGIAKTQTTNLAVVAPGIAEALLATALGLVAAIPAVVIYNVFARSIAGYKAQVSDASAQVLLLVSRDLDHQGGERAAPHMVKVG is encoded by the coding sequence ATGACTCGTACTCAACCTTCCGCTTCGCCAACCACGTCGCGCGCATGGCGCGCCATTGCCGCGCTGATGTTCAGCCTGGTACTGGCCCCGGTCGCCATGGCCGATGAGCCTGTCGCCCCGGCGGCCAGCACTCCGGCCGCCGCCGCTGCTCCTGCAGACGCCAGCGCAGCTGCCCAGGCCCCTGCCGATGGCGCCGCCACTCAAGCCAGCGTGGCTGATGGCCAGGCCGCAGCAGGCGAGAACGTCGAAGCGCTGGTCGAGGACACCTCGCTGGGTATGGCCCATGACCTGTCCCCTTGGGGCATGTACAAGAACGCCGACATCGTCGTGAAGATCGTCATGATCGGCCTGGCCATCGCCTCGATCATCACCTGGACCATCTGGATCGCCAAGGGCTTCGAGCTGATGGGTGCCAAGCGTCGTCTGCGCGGCGAAGTCGAAGTGCTGAAGAAGGTCGCCAGCCTCAAGGAAGCCAGCGAAGCCTCCAACAAGGAAGGCACCCTGGCCCATACCCTGGTTCACGATGCGCTGGAAGAAATGCGCCTGTCGGCCAACGCCCGCGAGAAAGAAGGCATCAAGGAGCGCGTCAGCTTCCGTCTGGAGCGCCTGGTTGCCGCCAGCGGCCGTAACATGAGCAGCGGCACTGGCGTGCTGGCTACCATCGGCTCCACCGCGCCGTTCGTCGGTCTGTTCGGTACCGTATGGGGCATCATGAACAGCTTCATCGGCATCGCCAAGACCCAGACCACCAACCTGGCGGTGGTTGCTCCCGGTATCGCCGAAGCCCTGCTGGCCACGGCCCTGGGCCTGGTCGCCGCAATCCCGGCGGTCGTCATCTACAACGTCTTCGCCCGCTCCATTGCCGGCTACAAGGCTCAGGTGTCCGATGCTTCGGCACAGGTTCTGCTGCTGGTCAGCCGTGACCTGGACCACCAAGGTGGCGAGCGCGCCGCCCCGCACATGGTGAAAGTGGGGTAA
- a CDS encoding aminoacyl-tRNA deacylase and HDOD domain-containing protein, whose protein sequence is MTEVALDTATLHAPSVIRLLLEKLGVAYREVPEHPSLPAASRVQAVLLDDEIGALMVLFPQSQLLDLNRLTELTGRKLTAVPVERLKHMLDKHQLKTLPAIPALTSSPCQYEKSLLDAETVRIHSGEAGLLLEIEQKDFKRLLAKASASSFGQELKDIRPNLDRPDDDRHEITQAVENFTARRIQKRLEETIEIPPLADTAQKIIKLRVDPNASIDDITGVVETDPALAAQVVSWAASPYYASPGKIRSVEDAIVRVLGFDLVINLALGLALGKTLSLPKDHPQQATPYWQQSIYTAAVIEGLTRAMPRAERPESGLTYLAGLLHNFGYLLLAHVFPPHFSLICRHLEVNPHLCHTYVEQHLLGISREQIGAWLMKLWDMPDELRTALRFQHDPFYDGELSAYPNLVCLATRLLRSRGIGSGPQEEIPDALFERLGLSRDKAEDVVSKVLEAEALLRELASQFQTPH, encoded by the coding sequence ATGACTGAAGTTGCCCTGGACACCGCAACCCTACACGCACCGTCTGTCATCCGGCTGTTGCTCGAAAAACTCGGCGTAGCCTACCGCGAAGTGCCTGAGCACCCGTCGTTGCCCGCCGCCTCACGCGTTCAGGCGGTATTGCTCGACGATGAGATCGGCGCCTTGATGGTGCTGTTCCCGCAGAGCCAGCTGCTGGACCTGAATCGCCTGACCGAGCTGACTGGCCGCAAACTCACCGCCGTTCCGGTTGAGCGGCTCAAGCACATGCTCGACAAGCATCAGCTCAAGACCCTGCCAGCCATCCCGGCATTGACCAGTTCGCCATGCCAGTACGAAAAGAGCCTGCTGGATGCCGAAACCGTGCGGATTCACTCCGGGGAAGCGGGCCTGTTGCTGGAGATCGAACAAAAAGACTTCAAGAGGTTACTCGCCAAAGCCAGCGCCAGCAGCTTTGGCCAGGAGCTCAAAGACATTCGGCCAAACCTCGATCGCCCGGACGATGACCGCCATGAGATCACCCAGGCTGTGGAGAACTTCACCGCCCGGCGGATCCAGAAACGTCTCGAAGAGACCATCGAGATCCCGCCGCTGGCCGACACCGCACAGAAGATCATCAAGCTGCGCGTCGACCCCAATGCCAGCATCGATGACATCACCGGCGTGGTCGAGACCGATCCAGCCCTGGCCGCCCAAGTCGTCAGCTGGGCGGCATCGCCCTACTACGCCTCGCCCGGCAAGATCCGCTCGGTGGAAGACGCCATCGTGCGCGTGCTGGGCTTTGACCTGGTGATCAACCTTGCCCTGGGCCTGGCCCTGGGCAAGACCTTGAGCCTGCCGAAAGACCATCCGCAACAGGCAACCCCGTACTGGCAGCAGTCGATCTACACCGCTGCCGTCATCGAGGGCCTGACCCGCGCCATGCCCCGCGCCGAGCGCCCCGAAAGCGGCCTGACCTACCTGGCCGGCCTGCTGCACAACTTTGGCTACCTGCTGCTGGCGCATGTATTCCCGCCGCACTTCTCGCTGATCTGCCGCCATCTGGAGGTCAATCCGCACCTGTGCCATACCTACGTCGAGCAGCATCTGCTGGGCATCAGCCGTGAGCAGATCGGCGCCTGGTTGATGAAGCTGTGGGATATGCCAGATGAGCTGCGCACCGCCCTGCGTTTCCAGCACGACCCATTCTACGATGGCGAGTTGTCGGCCTATCCGAATCTGGTTTGCCTGGCTACGCGCCTGCTGCGCTCGCGCGGGATTGGCTCGGGGCCGCAGGAGGAGATTCCGGATGCGCTGTTCGAGCGTCTGGGGCTGAGCCGGGACAAGGCTGAAGATGTGGTCAGCAAGGTGCTGGAGGCAGAGGCGCTGTTGCGCGAATTGGCTTCGCAGTTCCAGACGCCGCACTGA